Genomic window (Eublepharis macularius isolate TG4126 chromosome 6, MPM_Emac_v1.0, whole genome shotgun sequence):
ATGAGACGCTGAAGAGAAATCACACAAGGAACATCTTTCAAAACTCATCAAGAGGACAACAAAAGAAgtgttccatttttaaatatatcaATCCAAATGAAGAGGGTCAATAGCAATTCATCAAGTTACTAAGGGCAGAATGGGACAAAAAACCCACAGCAAGTCTAAAGAAGATTTCTGGTTAAATATTCGGGGAAAGCATCCCATAGGAGCAAGGTCATTTGAGCAATGAAGACTGCAATATCTCCAATGCTGGAGGTTTTCAGTGCTGACAGGTTTCTGAAATGGAATTCCATTTGCAACAACCTTTCTTTTAGCAGAGCTTGGACTAGTAGATTCATTAGACTCCATCTCTATGAAATTCTTCCTTCCCGTTACATTTTGATCCCATATTGTCTACTTCTGACAGTCTGTAGAACTCTAGTTGCCTGACCACATTACCTGAGAcaccaaaaaaaaatgaaaagtggtATTATTTAACTGTTCTCTTTAGTAACAAAAACTAGGTTCCCCAAGTAGGGTGCTCTAGTTCAGATTATTTCCATTAGTTATTTCCATTTCTGTATGTTAACAAATATGGAGAGCTTATGACAAAGGCAAGATTTTGAACCAGGAACTTTTTGGATCACAATTCAGCCTGTTAAGATTCTGTAACCACAgaagttaattttaaaacaattctgCATCTATTTAGCCAATGCTAAAATGCACCTGTTACCCAAGAGATCACAGTAACTTGGTACGGCAGGTGTGGGTACTGTACTCACAGTGATGGTGGGATAGTTCCAGAGTATTACAATACCAGTGTAACCAATCAGCCACAAGTACCGAACCACAACACTGTAGGGCCCAAGGGATCAGAGCAAGAGGAAGCTTTCTGCTCAACTTCACAAGAGGCAACTCCCCCCGCTCCACACAAAACACAGAGCCTACCTGTGTGAGTTCTTACATGCGTTTTCAGCTGGTTGCACTGCGTAAAGGCCTTCCCACAGAGCTGGCACACATACGGCTTGACTCCTTTGTGGATCCTCATGTGCCGTCTCAGACTGCTGGCTTCAGAAAAAACTTTCCCGCAGGTATTACATGCTGGCTTTGCCTTGGGGTATTTTGGATCCAGTTCCTCTCCCAAGCTCTCCAACTGGACAGAGTTCTTGTCACTGGCAATGTTGGACAAGCAGTGTTCTTTCAACGCACAGCTCTGCTGTGCTTTTCCCCGTTTGGGTTTCACAGGCATAGCTTGGACAAGGATCTCCTGGGAAAGGACCTCCTGGGCAgtaaaagtttcactttccaccACAGGTGTGAGCTGCAGCTCAGAATTCTCCCCGCCTTGGGCAGCTTGCTCCGTTATCTCAGTGGCTAGTTTATTGGCGTCTAAGAACATCTCCACAGAAGAGTTCTCCGTGACATCATTTGGACACTCCTCCGACTTGTCCGGCGGGGTTTTCTGAGAACTGAAGGTCTTCTTCCGCTTTTTGACTTGAGCGGACTTCTTTTCCAGAGTTGCTTTTGCGGCTGGGGGCTGAATTGGATCTGTCGAAGGGGCATCTGGTTTTTCCTGGTTATTGTAGTCGCGAAGGGTGAGCAGGCAAGTCTGCTGGTTCAACGCAATGTTCCCAGTGATACTAGAGATTTCTGTAGAAGAGGGATTTGCAATGAAAGCAAAGTCTTCCATCTTTATTTTACACTTAGTAACCACCTCCTCCACTCTGAGATAGTCGGCAGCCTGGTGAATTTCTTTAACATTCCAACTGCAAGGGAAAAAATTTAAATGGCAATGTATGCCAGgtgaagaagagaaaaaagccTGTATATATTTGCAAACTAGCAAGAGGGATTAAAATAGATGCTtacatttttttcccatttgaaccagattgttttttttttaatttacatcaGGATTATTTTGGAAGTGAATGTACTACAGCCCGTTTCAAGCTGGGGCAACTACCCCCTTTCTCAAGGGGTCTCTTTGACTCAGATCCTTAGTAATTGCTTGCATGGATGTTTTATTCAGTTGACCCAGTAACAACTGAAGTCCCCAACAATTTATCCCAGCAtaatgtagtggctagagtttcagactaggatctgagagacccgggttcaaatacCCCACCTGGATGCTCActaggtgaccctgggctagtcacacacactcagactaatccacctcatagggttgttgtgaggttaaaacggaggtgaggagaatgagttaagctgctttgggttcccattgtggagaaaagtggggtggaaatgaaataaataattaataaatatagctgaagatggggggcagataatgGTGTGTTGGTGGAcatgaggaaaggaaggaaggaaagaacctGTTAAGGGATTTCTTTTTTGACCCCTTTTCTAGAATCCATATGTGAGCATTATTCAAACAAGACATTCACACAGGGAGGGCAAAACTTGCTTTAGTGAGAAACCCTTCTCTGCTAAGTGATTAGGCTGCAGGGTTGGCTTGAACTCAAAACAAGTGAAACGAACTGGaaacatttttatattattttcattCCATGACCAAAATTTTAGCCTTGGACAAGCCTCTTCCCAGAAGTGTTTCAAACTCATAACAAAAATCCGGCTCCAGAATTTGAGGTGTTTGTATTATAATGCAATTCTGAAGagatgtttgtattaacctttttgatcttttatatTCTATAAACAATTAGTGCTAAGGTATATAAGGttctctgatgtaactgttcTTATGCATAAGAAAAGGAGGCATCTgagctttatttggaaataataaaactcaTTTCTTTTGCATCACTGTGACTGGAGTCTTGGAAAAcatttgggtaagtggtagtagggAAATGTATGTAGGAAAAAATTTAGTAGGAGAGAAAGAGTTGGGAGGGGAATATAGGAGAAAAAGAGGTGTTGTATGCAAGTCCTTCCAGGTTCCCCACCATATGACTGGGCTCTGGCCCTGTGGCTGGCACTCTGCAGCTAGCCACATTTTTcctagggagaggctgccagagaTAGGGAAGGTGGAAAACTGAAGATTGGGGTGGgagagataaaggtaggttgactggtaggtaagaaggaggaaggaaggagaaaagataATGGGAAAGGGCAGAGGCAAGGGGTTTGAGGGAAGAGAaatagtgagggagggggaaatgagatgcccccctgcAAATTCAAGCGGGTCCCTCACTTGGGATGTATGGATAGATGGGGAACCCCTATCCTATCTCAATCCTCCACTCCCTGTTTCTTGCAAGGAAACACATCCAatttaaaaatgcacattttaaaaattcacaatgGACCAAAGATACACTTTACCATTTACACTCAAACGCTCTTTGATTCTTCCTGCTTCTTCCATCTCTGATACAATCTCCTTACATAATTATGGAGGCAAAGGAAGTCTGGAGTAAACCACTGCTCCCTTAAATAATCAATGGCAACGCTGGATTTGCCTTCTGTTAAtctaatattaaaatatttggtCTATTAAAAGGCCAGCTAAAAGAACCCTGTTGGATAAGACAAAAAATTCATCTAGTCCTGCATTCTATATCCTACAGTGGGCAACTAGATGCTTCAGGAAAGACCCCAAGCAGGACCACCGCTACCCTCAGCAACTGGCATTCAGCAGTATACTGCATCTCACAACAGAAGTGCCATTTCACTATCACAACTGACTGCTCCTGGAACAAGGAGCTTGGGCTACATCCAACTGCCAGGTGCCATCCAACATTATCTCACATATTCTAATGTCCCTTTCTGTACTCCCTGCactttctaacaacaacaacaacatttgatttatataccgcccttcaggacaatttaatgcccactcagaacagtttacaaagtgtgttattatcatcctcacaacaatcaccctgtgaggtgggtggggctgagagagctctgggagagctgtgactgacccaaggttacccaagctggcttcaagcagaggagtagagaattaaacccagttctccagattagagtcctgccactcttaaccactacaccaaactggctcccactacaccaaactgtgtctCATCTTTACTTACAAGCTATCAGAGAGGGGTCTGACTTTTAAATTCTTTGTGCTTAATTAATTTTCAGAACTAACCAACCACATCACCCAACCCCGTTAATATTACCTGTCAAGGTTTAAATTTCCTGTATATATGAACTCCAGAAGTTTCTGAAATCCATCGGCTTTCACTTGATTCTGATCCAAAACTACGTTACTGTCTGACGCGTCCTTGTAAAAAGCCCCAAAGTACTCACTGAAGGAAGCCAGCACATTTCGATGAGCTTTGAATTGAAATTCACCAATAACGATGGTGCAGTCGCACAGGAAACCTGCCTCTCGCTGTTTATTCAGCCTTTCCAGGAGATGCTCACAGTGATGTGAATACTGCATTTTGGGAAAACAGGACACAACTTCTTTGGTCTGCAAAACAACATTACTGATTATGAACACTTTACACACCActgtccttttatttatttatgtatttacaagATTCTTGCTCTGTCTTTCCACCCTCACAAGACACCCAAAGTGGCGAACAAATGAAAACACAtacattaaaatctcatcttaaaaaaccattaaaaccagtacatgaatgcatcattaaaacaactaaaaaccagatcttaaaatgaatacaaaagacAAAACAACAGTTGAAACGttgggaagggaggaggaatcactgagggaatgccaagagagaaaaaaagtcttcacccatggGTGGTACCAGAAGGGGACAGATaaatctccttggggagagaattccacaGTCTAGGTGCCACTAcggagaaggccctctcctggattgccacccacctaatattggaaggcacccaaagcagggcctccaatgTTGACCGCAGTGGTCAGGTGGGTTCATAAGGGAG
Coding sequences:
- the MYNN gene encoding myoneurin isoform X1 — protein: MQYSHHCEHLLERLNKQREAGFLCDCTIVIGEFQFKAHRNVLASFSEYFGAFYKDASDSNVVLDQNQVKADGFQKLLEFIYTGNLNLDSWNVKEIHQAADYLRVEEVVTKCKIKMEDFAFIANPSSTEISSITGNIALNQQTCLLTLRDYNNQEKPDAPSTDPIQPPAAKATLEKKSAQVKKRKKTFSSQKTPPDKSEECPNDVTENSSVEMFLDANKLATEITEQAAQGGENSELQLTPVVESETFTAQEVLSQEILVQAMPVKPKRGKAQQSCALKEHCLSNIASDKNSVQLESLGEELDPKYPKAKPACNTCGKVFSEASSLRRHMRIHKGVKPYVCQLCGKAFTQCNQLKTHVRTHTGEKPYKCELCDKGFAQKCQLVFHSRMHHGEEKPYKCDACNLQFATSSNLKIHARKHSGEKPYVCDRCGQRFAQASTLTYHVRRHTGEKPYVCDTCGKAFAVSSSLITHSRKHTGEKPYICGICGKSFISSGELSKHFRSHTGERPFICELCGNSYTDIKNLKKHKAKVHADSENPLEPITIDNSFNDQDSIPNEKSPLLESTDVKPSDIALPLPIGSEDHQVLLPITESQSPPSDTLLRSAITGYSEPQYIFLQQLY
- the MYNN gene encoding myoneurin isoform X2, translated to MQYSHHCEHLLERLNKQREAGFLCDCTIVIGEFQFKAHRNVLASFKISSITGNIALNQQTCLLTLRDYNNQEKPDAPSTDPIQPPAAKATLEKKSAQVKKRKKTFSSQKTPPDKSEECPNDVTENSSVEMFLDANKLATEITEQAAQGGENSELQLTPVVESETFTAQEVLSQEILVQAMPVKPKRGKAQQSCALKEHCLSNIASDKNSVQLESLGEELDPKYPKAKPACNTCGKVFSEASSLRRHMRIHKGVKPYVCQLCGKAFTQCNQLKTHVRTHTGEKPYKCELCDKGFAQKCQLVFHSRMHHGEEKPYKCDACNLQFATSSNLKIHARKHSGEKPYVCDRCGQRFAQASTLTYHVRRHTGEKPYVCDTCGKAFAVSSSLITHSRKHTGEKPYICGICGKSFISSGELSKHFRSHTGERPFICELCGNSYTDIKNLKKHKAKVHADSENPLEPITIDNSFNDQDSIPNEKSPLLESTDVKPSDIALPLPIGSEDHQVLLPITESQSPPSDTLLRSAITGYSEPQYIFLQQLY